Proteins from a genomic interval of Callospermophilus lateralis isolate mCalLat2 chromosome 1, mCalLat2.hap1, whole genome shotgun sequence:
- the LOC143402895 gene encoding solute carrier family 23 member 2-like: protein MLSLPSWKCPEWTLNASQVNVSSPEFTEEWQKRIRELQGAIMVASCIQILVGFSGLIGFLMRFIGPLTIAPTISLVALPLFDSVGNDAGIHWGISFMTIFLIMLFSQFLKNTPVPVPVYGGEKKCHTSKFYLFQVFPVMLALCISWFICFVLTVTNTLPSSPTDYGYLARTDTKSNVLRQAPWFRIPYPGQWGRPTISLAGVFGIIAGVVSSMVESVGDYYACARLVGAPPPPKHAINRGIGIEGLGCLLAGAWGTGNGTTSFSENVGALGITKVGSRMVIVTAGFVLLLMGVFGKIGAVFATIPTPVIGGMFIVMFGIISAVGISNLQYVDMNSSRNLFVFGFSIYCGLTIPNWVKKNPEKLQTGILQLDQVIQVLLTTDMFIGGFLGFLLDNIIPGSLEERGILVWNQVQENSKETLKSSEVYDFPWGIGTKFCTSSYIRVLPFWPRLDHSGKGEVGMSQLAHCSQASSRKHLSGAVETRM from the exons TTGCAGGGTGCCATCATGGTTGCTTCCTGTATCCAGATACTGGTGGGATTCTCAGGCCTCATCGGCTTTCTCATGCGCTtcattggccccttgaccattgctCCGACCATTTCCCTGGTGGCCCTGCCTCTCTTTGATTCTGTTGGCAATGACGCTGGAATCCACTGGGGGATTTCCTTCAT GACCATCTTCCTCATCATGCTGTTTTCTCAATTCCTGAAAAACACCCCAGTGCCTGTGCCTGTGTATGGTGGAGAGAAGAAGTGTCACACCTCCAAGTTCTACCTCTTTCAGGTCTTCCCT GTGATGCTGGCTCTCTGCATTTCCTGGTTCATCTGCTTTGTGCTCACGGTCACCAACACTCTCCCCTCGTCCCCCACTGACTATGGGTACCTGGCCCGCACTGACACCAAAAGCAATGTCCTGCGCCAGGCCCCTTGGTTCCGCATCCCTTACCCAG GACAATGGGGCCGCCCCACCATCAGCCTGGCTGGAGTCTTTGGGATCATTGCTGGGGTGGTCTCCTCCATGGTGGAGTCTGTGGGTGATTATTATGCCTGTGCCCGGCTGGTGGGAGCCCCACCCCCTCCGAAGCACGCCATCAACCGTGGCATTGGCATCGAGGGCCTTGGCTGCTTATTGGCAGGAGCCTGGGGGACAGGAAATGGCACCACCTCCTTCAGCGAGAATGTTGGGGCACTGGGGATCACCAAG GTGGGGAGCAGGATGGTGATCGTCACAGCGGGCTTCGTGCTGCTCCTGATGGGTGTTTTTGGGAAGATCGGGGCTGTGTTTGCCACCATTCCAACCCCAGTGATCGGGGGCATGTTCATTGTCATGTTCGGGATCATCAGTGCCGTGGGGATCTCCAATCTGCAG TACGTGGACATGAACTCATCCAGGAACCTCTTTGTCTTTGGCTTCTCCATTTACTGTGGCCTCACCATTCCCAACTGGGTGAAGAAGAACCCCGAGAAGCTGCAGACAG GCATTCTCCAGCTGGACCAGGTCATCCAGGTGTTGCTGACCACAGACATGTTTATTGGAGGATTTCTGGGCTTCCTCCTGGATAACATCATCCCTG GAAGCCTGGAGGAGCGAGGCATCCTGGTATGGAATCAAGTCCAGGAGAATTCCAAGGAGACTCTGAAGTCCTCGGAGGTTTATGACTTTCCCTGGGGCATTGGCACCAAGTTCTGCACGTCCTCCTACATCCGGGTCCTCCCCTTCTGGCCCAGACTGGACCACAGTGGCAAAGGTGAGGTGGGCATGAGCCAGCTTGCCCACTGCTCCCAGGCTTCCTCCAGAAAGCACCTGTCAGGTGCCGTAGAAACCAGGATGTGA